From Halodesulfovibrio aestuarii DSM 17919 = ATCC 29578, the proteins below share one genomic window:
- the tolR gene encoding protein TolR, whose protein sequence is MAISLGNKKGFVAEINVTPFVDVMLVLLIIFMVTAPLMTQGLDVELPQTETVSALPSDKDHLILTIDKNGKMMLDDYAVTAQDLPGHLERLVKKQNKQLFLRADKHVAYGNVVKAMGIIKGAGINNLGVLAENPETATAKK, encoded by the coding sequence ATGGCAATATCTCTCGGAAATAAAAAAGGCTTTGTAGCTGAAATCAACGTAACTCCTTTTGTAGATGTCATGCTGGTCCTGCTTATCATTTTCATGGTAACTGCCCCGCTTATGACACAGGGGTTAGATGTTGAACTGCCGCAAACAGAAACTGTTTCCGCATTGCCATCGGACAAGGATCACCTGATACTTACCATTGATAAAAATGGTAAGATGATGCTTGATGACTATGCTGTAACAGCTCAGGACCTTCCGGGACATCTGGAACGTCTTGTAAAAAAACAGAATAAGCAACTGTTCTTACGTGCCGATAAACATGTAGCATACGGAAACGTTGTAAAAGCAATGGGTATTATCAAAGGTGCAGGCATCAATAACTTGGGAGTTCTCGCTGAAAACCCAGAAACTGCGACAGCAAAAAAATAG
- a CDS encoding cell envelope integrity protein TolA: protein MRFLSMLFSLCLHLGLIVAVLYWPASTIKVRLDVPVYKVKLVHLAQAKPTSHPKHTTPVVKKTKPKKDTPKKESPKKDTPKKEAPKPKVTKQKEPAKPKSKTKPVSDKKKDQPKKAVSKKTKPQKKKAVTKADTKKKPQKKKVKKKTPPKPTPEDLLRKALASTKAAVKKDDQKKVQDIEKELAALQKTVAKEDAQQAEQGLKGTPQDGIIGSIEDLYALTVMDAIRPNWRYPKLATRTILVAQVRIMISNTGEILDAKLMNSSGRPDFDSSTLRAIADTEQLPSPPSPDLTEITLNFNSQAQ, encoded by the coding sequence ATGCGCTTTTTGAGTATGTTGTTCTCCTTGTGCCTTCATTTAGGGCTTATTGTTGCAGTCCTCTATTGGCCTGCTTCTACCATTAAGGTTCGACTGGATGTACCGGTCTACAAGGTTAAACTTGTACATTTGGCTCAAGCAAAGCCTACCTCTCATCCAAAACATACGACACCGGTAGTAAAAAAAACAAAGCCCAAAAAAGACACACCTAAAAAAGAAAGCCCTAAAAAGGACACTCCTAAAAAAGAAGCTCCTAAACCAAAAGTGACAAAGCAGAAGGAGCCTGCAAAACCAAAATCCAAAACAAAACCTGTTAGCGACAAAAAGAAAGATCAGCCCAAAAAAGCGGTAAGTAAAAAGACAAAGCCGCAAAAGAAAAAAGCTGTAACTAAAGCTGACACCAAGAAAAAACCGCAAAAGAAAAAGGTGAAGAAAAAAACTCCACCTAAACCGACTCCTGAGGATCTTTTGCGTAAAGCACTGGCTTCAACTAAGGCTGCTGTAAAAAAGGACGACCAGAAGAAGGTACAGGATATCGAAAAAGAGCTGGCGGCGTTACAAAAGACAGTGGCAAAAGAAGATGCCCAGCAAGCTGAACAAGGACTTAAAGGTACTCCGCAAGATGGTATTATCGGCAGTATAGAAGATCTCTATGCGTTAACAGTGATGGACGCCATCAGACCCAATTGGCGTTATCCAAAGCTTGCCACACGCACCATTCTTGTTGCACAGGTACGGATAATGATTTCGAATACAGGGGAAATCTTAGACGCCAAGCTCATGAATTCGTCTGGACGTCCAGATTTCGATTCTTCCACATTGCGCGCTATTGCTGACACAGAGCAGTTACCTAGTCCGCCAAGCCCTGATCTTACTGAAATCACCCTGAACTTTAACAGTCAGGCACAATAA
- a CDS encoding TolC family protein, whose amino-acid sequence MRCPRWQQLLLFVLLSMLMAAPVFAEEMTPEDSLQDVKIDREATPAERSAVAEEMKQAATAIEPESTSGIQSSGTFNLKEAVLKALADNPSIEAVRRGATSAEESRKAARGSFGPSLNTTYTALHTDRSSYNTHNTYLWSVKVSQPIFTGFKLLATYNSAALTAQSKDLALGQAELNLIFLVQQNFINLLTARENVESAKDSVERLASQLKVAQAFYDVGLKPRIDVLRAEAQLSEAEDTLISAQNKVVIQEARLNTLLNLPVNAHINYKGELAYFPFEQPLEVSLDTAAHYRPDILIARKATEISQEQVTVAASEFYPQVSASVEWTKTGDGLEVNGFDSSTNPTALSETTVGAKASWDLFSWGTTYFATTSAKQTVLSNKASEANTWQEAAYQVKSRYLNIINAAKRIKVAEKTVAAAEEAYRMAVARYQAQVGTNTDVLDAQADLSSAEASLITARGDYMISVASLYNATGRKVPGLTTSDVINQTGSGLEADIAKDLKNDVAADSTDDTGAQN is encoded by the coding sequence ATGAGATGCCCACGTTGGCAACAGCTGCTTTTATTTGTACTGCTTAGTATGCTTATGGCAGCACCTGTTTTTGCTGAAGAGATGACCCCAGAAGATAGCTTGCAGGATGTTAAGATTGACCGCGAAGCAACCCCTGCTGAGCGTTCAGCCGTGGCAGAAGAAATGAAGCAGGCTGCAACTGCGATTGAACCTGAGTCTACTTCCGGTATTCAGTCTTCCGGTACATTTAATTTAAAAGAAGCTGTGCTGAAAGCACTTGCTGATAACCCGTCCATTGAAGCTGTCCGCAGAGGTGCTACCAGCGCTGAAGAAAGCAGAAAAGCTGCTCGCGGTTCATTTGGACCATCGTTGAATACCACGTATACAGCACTGCACACTGATAGAAGTTCATACAATACTCACAATACATATCTGTGGTCTGTCAAAGTTTCGCAGCCAATTTTTACTGGTTTCAAGCTTCTTGCTACTTACAATAGTGCAGCTCTTACTGCACAGAGTAAGGATCTTGCGCTGGGACAGGCAGAGCTGAACTTAATTTTTCTTGTTCAGCAGAATTTTATTAATCTGCTGACTGCACGTGAAAATGTTGAATCTGCGAAAGACTCAGTAGAGCGTCTTGCTTCTCAGCTTAAAGTTGCACAGGCATTCTATGATGTAGGGCTCAAACCTCGTATTGACGTCTTGCGTGCTGAGGCACAGCTTTCCGAAGCTGAGGATACCCTCATCTCTGCACAAAACAAGGTTGTTATCCAGGAAGCGCGTTTGAATACATTGCTTAACCTTCCGGTTAATGCCCATATTAACTACAAAGGTGAGCTTGCATACTTCCCGTTTGAACAGCCTCTTGAGGTAAGTCTTGATACCGCCGCTCATTATCGTCCGGATATTCTCATTGCCCGTAAAGCAACAGAGATTTCTCAGGAACAGGTAACCGTGGCTGCAAGTGAATTCTATCCACAGGTTTCCGCTTCAGTTGAGTGGACTAAAACAGGTGACGGGCTGGAAGTAAATGGTTTTGATAGCAGCACTAATCCAACAGCGTTATCAGAAACTACAGTAGGAGCTAAGGCCTCTTGGGACCTCTTCTCCTGGGGTACTACCTATTTTGCAACAACCAGCGCAAAACAGACTGTACTTTCCAATAAGGCTTCTGAAGCAAATACATGGCAGGAAGCTGCATACCAAGTTAAGTCTCGTTACTTGAACATTATCAATGCTGCAAAACGTATTAAAGTGGCAGAAAAAACCGTTGCAGCAGCAGAAGAAGCATACCGCATGGCTGTAGCCCGCTATCAGGCTCAGGTTGGTACCAACACTGATGTACTTGATGCGCAGGCTGACCTTTCTTCTGCGGAAGCATCTTTGATTACAGCACGTGGCGATTACATGATTTCTGTGGCATCATTGTATAACGCAACAGGTCGTAAAGTTCCTGGGCTTACTACAAGCGATGTCATTAACCAGACAGGTAGTGGACTGGAAGCGGATATCGCGAAAGATCTTAAAAATGATGTTGCCGCAGACAGTACAGATGATACCGGTGCTCAGAATTAA
- the selB gene encoding selenocysteine-specific translation elongation factor, producing the protein MPVVMGTAGHIDHGKTTLVKTLTGIDCDRLEEEKKRGITIELGFAFFELPNGGKMGIVDVPGHEKFVKNMVAGASGIDFVMLVIAADEGVMPQTREHLEICSLLGIPTGFVALTKTDMVDEEWLELVQEDVKAFLQGSFLEDAPIFPVSSQTGNGLDTIRAYITKMEKELKPQRRSDLFRMPVDRIFTMRGHGTVVTGTMVSGSLNIGDEVRFYPRELTGKVRGLQSHGSTVENAPAGKRTAINITGVEVADVHRGDVLAHPDTLFPSDTWHIELTCLSSSPSPLKNRTEVHFHHGARDVLARLYFPDRDKLMPGETTICEVRFPEPMVGVANDRCVIRSFSPLRTVAGGKLLQPEAERLRKKNPHYNIIWKSLQELPKAEPEDRVRLHLAMAAENGLSFSRLCIFTDIETKKLEKILNLFGGKQEALCFDKEERQYIAGNILTELSESCIEFMTAFHKHDPMKAGLSRGMLASGWGKQLSPKLVHFLVERLIKAKAIIIDGDVLRLPTHKVSMAADQEGLRRAILEAYEKGGITPPNLKEVLEPLNVDVKEALPVLRLMVENNEMVKVKDTLYYHAPSLEKVKKMVCDYLSDHDDIGPAQLRDLTGLSRKYAIPLLEYFDRVRLTMRIGDKRQLRGTGGV; encoded by the coding sequence ATGCCTGTTGTAATGGGCACTGCCGGTCATATTGATCATGGTAAAACTACGCTTGTTAAAACCCTCACCGGAATCGACTGCGACAGACTGGAAGAAGAAAAAAAGCGCGGAATAACCATTGAATTAGGTTTTGCATTCTTTGAGTTGCCGAATGGCGGCAAAATGGGAATTGTAGATGTTCCGGGGCACGAAAAATTTGTTAAAAACATGGTTGCAGGTGCATCCGGTATCGACTTTGTGATGCTGGTAATTGCCGCGGATGAAGGCGTAATGCCACAGACCCGTGAGCATCTGGAAATCTGTTCTCTCCTAGGTATTCCGACAGGTTTTGTTGCGCTCACAAAAACAGATATGGTAGACGAGGAATGGCTTGAACTGGTGCAAGAAGACGTAAAAGCTTTTCTGCAAGGCTCCTTCCTTGAAGATGCGCCGATTTTCCCCGTGTCCTCACAGACAGGTAACGGGCTTGATACGATTCGTGCGTATATCACCAAGATGGAAAAAGAGCTCAAACCACAGCGCCGTTCCGATCTGTTCCGTATGCCGGTCGATAGAATTTTTACAATGCGCGGACATGGAACCGTTGTGACAGGGACGATGGTTTCAGGCTCCCTCAACATCGGCGATGAGGTACGCTTCTATCCTCGCGAGTTGACAGGGAAAGTTCGCGGACTGCAAAGCCACGGCAGTACCGTTGAAAATGCTCCCGCAGGTAAGCGTACCGCAATCAACATTACAGGTGTAGAAGTAGCAGATGTGCACAGAGGTGATGTTCTCGCACACCCCGACACGCTGTTTCCCTCGGATACATGGCACATTGAACTTACCTGCCTTTCATCATCACCTTCACCGCTTAAGAACCGTACAGAAGTTCATTTCCATCATGGAGCACGAGATGTGTTGGCACGTCTCTATTTCCCGGATCGTGATAAACTCATGCCGGGTGAAACCACTATCTGTGAAGTCCGGTTCCCTGAGCCAATGGTTGGAGTTGCAAATGACCGCTGTGTTATCCGCTCATTCTCTCCGCTACGCACCGTAGCGGGTGGCAAGCTTCTGCAACCGGAGGCAGAACGTCTGCGCAAAAAAAATCCACATTACAATATCATTTGGAAGAGTCTGCAAGAGCTTCCCAAAGCTGAGCCGGAAGACAGAGTACGTCTTCATCTGGCAATGGCGGCAGAAAATGGACTTTCCTTTTCCCGTCTCTGTATCTTCACAGATATCGAAACCAAAAAACTTGAGAAGATCCTCAACCTATTCGGTGGAAAACAGGAAGCGCTCTGTTTCGATAAGGAAGAGCGCCAGTACATCGCAGGAAATATACTCACAGAACTTTCAGAAAGTTGCATTGAATTCATGACAGCCTTCCATAAACACGACCCAATGAAGGCCGGTCTTTCCCGCGGCATGCTCGCATCCGGTTGGGGTAAACAGCTGTCTCCTAAGCTTGTACACTTTCTTGTAGAACGATTGATAAAAGCTAAAGCCATCATCATTGACGGTGACGTCCTGCGACTGCCAACGCATAAAGTGTCTATGGCTGCAGATCAGGAAGGCCTGCGCAGAGCCATTCTCGAAGCTTACGAAAAAGGTGGTATCACTCCACCGAACCTCAAAGAAGTACTTGAACCGCTCAATGTCGATGTAAAAGAAGCTCTGCCTGTTCTCAGGCTTATGGTAGAGAACAACGAAATGGTGAAAGTAAAAGATACTCTTTACTACCACGCACCATCACTTGAAAAAGTAAAAAAAATGGTGTGCGACTACCTTTCCGACCATGATGACATCGGCCCTGCACAACTGCGGGATCTCACAGGACTTTCACGTAAGTATGCGATCCCGCTTCTTGAATATTTTGACCGAGTGCGCCTGACTATGCGTATTGGTGACAAACGACAACTACGCGGTACCGGTGGAGTTTAG
- the pal gene encoding peptidoglycan-associated lipoprotein Pal produces the protein MMKRFGIALLLIMAMAMSFGCAKKQVAVTPENASGSTAVVEASADNNGGSMDMSSQATEGQLAEEMAAAAVVMADAPIYFDFDKFDIKAEYRTVLKHNAMMLQKYPMMRVLIEGHTDSRGTSEYNLALGERRARAVQDYLIVLGVPATQLEIVSYGEERAAVQGASEAAWAKNRRAEFKLIK, from the coding sequence ATGATGAAACGATTCGGTATTGCACTGCTGCTCATTATGGCTATGGCTATGAGCTTCGGTTGTGCTAAGAAACAGGTAGCTGTTACCCCTGAAAATGCCTCTGGCTCTACTGCTGTTGTTGAAGCGTCTGCTGACAATAATGGTGGCTCTATGGATATGAGCTCTCAGGCAACAGAAGGACAGCTTGCAGAAGAAATGGCAGCAGCAGCTGTTGTTATGGCTGACGCACCAATTTACTTCGATTTTGATAAATTTGACATTAAAGCTGAGTACCGCACCGTGCTCAAGCACAATGCAATGATGCTCCAAAAGTACCCTATGATGCGTGTTCTCATTGAAGGCCACACTGACTCCCGCGGTACTTCAGAATACAACCTTGCTCTTGGTGAACGCCGCGCACGTGCTGTTCAGGATTACCTGATCGTTCTCGGTGTACCTGCAACTCAGCTCGAAATCGTTTCCTACGGTGAAGAACGTGCTGCTGTTCAGGGTGCAAGCGAAGCTGCTTGGGCTAAGAACCGTCGTGCCGAGTTCAAACTCATCAAGTAA
- a CDS encoding ABC transporter ATP-binding protein, with protein sequence MSITTFLELKNVTRTFSVEQPLLSKAPRELTAVNDVSLRIEKGTTLGLVGESGCGKSTLAKIVAHLLPPSSGDVLLEGESIWHGSREVTHSLPRRIQMIFQDPVSSLNPRKSIGKSIQEALDVHRVGKPRERKKVVTDLLERVGMRAEHYARYPHEFSGGQRQRVAIARSLVLNPDFIVCDEAVSALDVSVQAQVLNLLTDLQTDFGLTYMFISHDLAVVGHVSDTIAVMYLGRLVEFTSTQALFDNALHPYTQMLLEAIPIPVPGRRSVGTPQHGDIPSPLTLPEGCPFHTRCRRVMPVCREVAPQWLEVEKNHHVLCHLYA encoded by the coding sequence ATGAGCATTACAACTTTTTTAGAACTTAAAAACGTTACGCGTACATTTTCCGTAGAACAACCTTTGTTGTCGAAAGCTCCTAGAGAACTGACGGCCGTGAATGACGTCAGTTTAAGAATTGAAAAAGGTACAACGCTGGGGCTGGTCGGCGAGAGTGGCTGTGGTAAATCTACGTTGGCAAAAATTGTTGCCCATTTGCTTCCGCCTTCTTCCGGTGATGTTTTGCTGGAGGGAGAATCTATATGGCACGGGAGCCGCGAGGTGACTCATTCTTTACCTCGTCGTATTCAGATGATCTTTCAAGATCCCGTCTCGTCATTGAATCCACGTAAAAGCATCGGTAAAAGTATTCAGGAAGCGTTGGATGTGCATCGTGTAGGAAAGCCAAGAGAGCGTAAAAAGGTCGTAACAGATTTGCTTGAACGTGTTGGGATGCGTGCGGAACACTATGCCCGTTATCCACATGAATTTTCCGGTGGTCAGCGACAACGCGTGGCAATTGCACGTTCTTTGGTCCTGAATCCGGACTTTATTGTTTGCGATGAAGCCGTTTCTGCGTTGGATGTTTCAGTTCAGGCGCAGGTGTTGAATCTGCTGACGGATTTACAGACAGATTTTGGTCTGACGTACATGTTTATATCGCATGATTTAGCTGTTGTTGGGCACGTAAGCGACACTATTGCAGTCATGTATCTCGGGCGTCTTGTCGAATTCACGAGTACTCAGGCGTTGTTTGACAACGCATTGCATCCATATACTCAGATGCTGCTTGAGGCGATACCGATTCCTGTTCCAGGAAGACGTAGCGTCGGCACTCCACAACATGGAGATATACCAAGTCCATTGACGCTGCCTGAAGGCTGCCCGTTTCATACACGCTGTAGAAGGGTGATGCCAGTCTGTAGAGAAGTCGCGCCGCAGTGGTTGGAAGTTGAAAAAAACCATCATGTACTCTGTCACTTATACGCGTAA
- a CDS encoding TolB family protein has product MKRIYILTLLVCMALAAATSANARSLEIDIYGPGQNSINLILSAPVIAPQAMGSPQTLQSAAALSKLINNNLYYLPFMKLIKSHTILGGNTVIGGTGKAVDFKKYQLANVDLLVTEVWPEVPNGARPKVELRAFEVFTGKLVLGKAYSELTPENLANVADRFCSALMKKLTGRGEFFLSTLAFVKKANPEKKDIWTVRPTGRDLNRLTNMSGLAMSPTWSPDGRYILFSHIGKRYHSLGIWDRLTQRVQKVQFPGNTIIGPAFLPDNKVAVSLAAGGNPDIYLLNHLFKREKTLVQNWAIDVSPSFDATGKKMVFVSSRRGNPHIFLKDLVTGKETRITRNGKYNTSPSISPDGELVVFARRTPQGHRIFALDLVTGKEKQITFGPGNDEMPAFGPDGFFVAFSSNRTGEYKIYLTTRHGGTPRIVKTGSGEATLPAWGMVPAGSVR; this is encoded by the coding sequence ATGAAGCGTATTTATATACTTACATTGCTGGTCTGCATGGCTTTGGCTGCAGCAACATCCGCAAACGCCCGTTCTTTGGAAATTGACATTTATGGACCGGGACAAAATAGCATCAACCTCATCCTATCCGCTCCTGTTATCGCACCGCAAGCAATGGGAAGCCCGCAAACACTACAAAGTGCTGCTGCCCTTTCCAAACTGATAAATAATAACCTGTACTACCTGCCGTTTATGAAGCTCATAAAAAGCCATACCATTCTTGGCGGCAACACAGTAATAGGTGGTACAGGTAAGGCTGTTGATTTTAAAAAATACCAGTTAGCAAATGTTGACCTGCTTGTTACCGAAGTATGGCCGGAAGTACCAAACGGTGCACGCCCTAAAGTTGAACTGCGTGCATTTGAAGTATTTACCGGAAAACTGGTTCTTGGTAAGGCATATTCCGAGCTTACACCGGAAAACCTTGCAAACGTTGCAGACAGATTCTGTTCTGCTTTAATGAAAAAACTGACAGGACGTGGCGAATTTTTCCTCTCCACACTTGCTTTTGTTAAAAAAGCAAATCCTGAAAAGAAAGATATCTGGACAGTCCGGCCTACCGGTCGTGATCTGAACAGACTGACGAATATGTCCGGTCTTGCCATGTCACCAACATGGTCTCCTGACGGCCGGTATATCTTATTCAGTCACATTGGCAAAAGATACCACTCTCTGGGCATTTGGGATCGCCTGACCCAGCGGGTGCAAAAAGTTCAATTTCCGGGAAACACCATTATCGGCCCTGCTTTCCTGCCTGATAACAAGGTTGCAGTAAGCCTTGCCGCAGGTGGTAATCCGGACATCTACCTTTTGAACCACCTCTTTAAACGCGAAAAAACTCTTGTACAAAACTGGGCAATTGATGTTTCTCCAAGCTTCGATGCCACAGGAAAGAAGATGGTGTTTGTTTCCAGCAGACGTGGTAATCCGCACATCTTCCTCAAAGACCTGGTAACAGGTAAAGAGACCCGTATTACTCGAAATGGCAAATACAACACCAGCCCGTCTATTTCACCTGACGGAGAACTGGTAGTATTCGCGCGAAGGACGCCGCAAGGCCACAGAATATTTGCCCTTGACCTAGTCACCGGCAAAGAAAAGCAGATTACCTTCGGGCCGGGCAATGATGAAATGCCTGCTTTCGGCCCCGATGGCTTTTTTGTTGCTTTCTCGTCCAACCGCACCGGCGAATACAAAATATATCTTACTACCCGCCACGGGGGGACTCCAAGGATTGTAAAAACCGGCTCGGGAGAAGCAACTCTGCCCGCATGGGGCATGGTTCCCGCTGGGTCAGTACGATGA
- a CDS encoding secondary thiamine-phosphate synthase enzyme YjbQ produces MELLEIRTSTREELIDITSRVQAVVSEKNWQDGALLLFCPHTTGAVTVNEGADPDVARDISVNMRHIVPHKGDYKHMEGNSDAHIKASMFGPDQMLIVENGRVQLGTWQAIYFCEFDGARSRKLWLKFLSV; encoded by the coding sequence ATGGAATTACTCGAAATACGTACGTCAACCCGTGAAGAACTCATTGATATTACATCTAGAGTGCAAGCTGTGGTCAGCGAAAAAAACTGGCAAGACGGTGCACTGCTGCTCTTTTGTCCGCACACAACCGGAGCGGTAACTGTTAATGAAGGGGCAGATCCCGACGTCGCACGGGATATTTCAGTAAATATGCGTCACATTGTGCCGCATAAGGGAGACTATAAGCATATGGAGGGGAACAGTGATGCACATATTAAGGCAAGTATGTTCGGCCCTGATCAGATGCTGATAGTCGAAAATGGGCGTGTACAACTTGGAACATGGCAGGCCATCTATTTTTGCGAATTTGATGGAGCGAGAAGCCGTAAACTGTGGCTGAAATTTCTTTCTGTATAG
- the recR gene encoding recombination mediator RecR, with protein MQQLPEPLKVLVGQLSKLPGLGPKSAQRLAMTLLKWPEKQTRDLGQNIHDLRDKLHLCDRCGALSDTDPCAICINETRATDTLCLVPEWDAMLALEEGGFYKGQYFIIGGLIAPLENVTPEQLELDKLKQRLLEGTISEIIFALGTTIEAENTVSYIKELVKREFPHISVSRLAQGIPLGSDVKFVDKATLRQSLNYRQKL; from the coding sequence GTGCAACAGCTCCCTGAACCGCTTAAAGTTCTCGTTGGACAACTTTCCAAGCTGCCGGGACTCGGTCCTAAATCTGCACAGCGGCTTGCTATGACACTACTGAAGTGGCCGGAAAAGCAAACACGCGACCTTGGACAAAACATCCATGACCTGCGGGACAAGCTCCACTTGTGCGACCGATGCGGCGCATTGTCAGATACCGACCCGTGTGCAATATGCATCAATGAAACCCGCGCTACTGACACACTGTGCCTCGTACCGGAATGGGATGCGATGCTCGCACTTGAAGAGGGCGGCTTCTACAAAGGGCAGTACTTTATTATCGGCGGACTAATTGCACCGCTGGAAAACGTCACTCCCGAGCAGCTGGAACTGGATAAATTAAAACAACGTCTTCTCGAAGGCACTATTTCCGAGATTATCTTTGCACTTGGCACTACGATTGAAGCGGAAAACACCGTCTCCTACATCAAGGAGCTCGTAAAACGGGAATTCCCGCACATCAGTGTCAGCCGACTCGCGCAAGGTATTCCCCTCGGCTCAGATGTAAAATTTGTGGATAAAGCAACCCTGCGGCAGTCTTTGAATTACAGACAGAAACTGTAG
- the tolQ gene encoding protein TolQ, producing MGDTNIFMLIGQATIVVKIILGMLALMSLTSWTIMFNKWLTLSAAKKRASKGIEAFQSAKSLREAVQAVGTDASSPLFFVAQQGVDEYTRLRDNVNSSTVIADNVQRSLEQGVSMQAASLSSALPFLATCANSAPFIGLFGTVWGIMHSFQTIGQMKSAALAAVAPGISEALIATAIGLAVAIPAAIGYNMFLGKLQDIEVQLNSFSGVFLNRVQRELHAHQRPKRTTGEG from the coding sequence ATGGGCGATACCAACATTTTCATGCTCATCGGGCAAGCAACAATTGTCGTAAAAATTATTCTTGGAATGCTTGCACTTATGTCCCTCACCAGCTGGACAATTATGTTTAATAAATGGCTTACTCTCAGCGCTGCCAAAAAACGTGCAAGCAAGGGTATTGAAGCATTCCAGAGCGCGAAGTCGCTACGCGAAGCTGTTCAGGCCGTTGGCACTGATGCTTCCTCACCATTGTTCTTCGTAGCACAGCAAGGTGTAGACGAATACACCCGTCTTCGCGACAACGTAAATTCCTCTACCGTCATTGCAGACAACGTTCAGCGTTCTTTAGAACAAGGCGTGTCTATGCAGGCGGCATCCCTTTCCTCTGCACTTCCATTTCTTGCAACATGCGCAAACTCTGCACCTTTTATCGGCCTGTTCGGTACTGTGTGGGGTATTATGCATTCATTTCAGACTATTGGTCAGATGAAATCAGCAGCACTGGCAGCAGTAGCACCGGGTATTTCAGAAGCATTGATTGCAACCGCTATTGGTCTTGCCGTCGCCATTCCTGCTGCCATCGGCTACAATATGTTCCTTGGTAAATTACAGGACATTGAAGTGCAGCTTAATTCATTTTCCGGTGTATTCTTAAACCGCGTACAGCGTGAACTCCACGCTCACCAGCGTCCTAAGCGTACCACTGGCGAAGGGTAG
- a CDS encoding DUF4911 domain-containing protein has product MAKKRTRKPRPPLPAPSWSSMLYVKIEKKYIGMFRFLLEAQDNLGYASVVDNYDCVLKVTYSPHQDREIRAFLKGMQETIPFEVFERPVE; this is encoded by the coding sequence ATGGCAAAAAAACGCACTAGAAAACCACGTCCACCATTACCAGCACCAAGCTGGTCGAGCATGCTGTATGTAAAAATTGAAAAAAAATACATCGGCATGTTCCGCTTTCTACTAGAAGCACAAGATAACCTCGGCTACGCATCCGTAGTCGATAATTACGACTGTGTGCTTAAAGTTACCTACTCGCCGCATCAGGATAGAGAAATACGCGCGTTCCTTAAAGGCATGCAGGAAACTATTCCATTTGAAGTCTTTGAACGGCCAGTGGAATAG
- a CDS encoding YbaB/EbfC family nucleoid-associated protein yields the protein MRGMNDMLRQAQMLQKKMTKLQDELAEREVSGTAGGGMITVVCTGKQEIRSIVIDKNAVDPEDVEMLQDLVLAATNDALRKSKEMAENEMGALTGGMNIPGMF from the coding sequence ATGCGTGGAATGAACGATATGCTTCGTCAGGCTCAGATGCTTCAGAAAAAAATGACTAAACTTCAGGATGAACTTGCAGAACGTGAAGTATCCGGCACTGCTGGCGGCGGCATGATTACTGTTGTATGCACCGGCAAACAGGAAATTCGCTCTATTGTGATTGATAAAAACGCTGTAGACCCTGAAGATGTTGAAATGTTGCAGGATCTCGTCCTTGCTGCGACCAACGACGCGCTGCGCAAATCTAAAGAAATGGCTGAAAATGAAATGGGCGCTCTTACCGGCGGCATGAACATTCCAGGCATGTTCTAA